In the Devosia sp. SL43 genome, one interval contains:
- the smc gene encoding chromosome segregation protein SMC has protein sequence MKFSRLKLHGFKSFSDETTLVMEPGLTGIVGPNGCGKSNLVEAMRWVMGESSYKAMRASGMDDVIFSGSGNRPARNSAEVTLVLDNSDRTAPAALNNADILEVTRRIEREAGSVYRVNGKEVRARDVQLLFADASTGAHSPAMVRQGQIGELIAAKPTARRALLEEAAGISGLHSRRHEAELRLRAAEANLERVDDIIAQVETQLETLKRQARLATRYRSLSGDIRRAEATLYHIRWVAARYAEKETEAQQAVLIRELADATHLELQAQKKLEAADAALQPLRDREAVTGAVLQRYTILSEQLAEESRRASQRRAELEDRIKQLAADGVRERELVAESDTTLALYAEELAKLQTEGEAAQGDFDTARREADTARAAVAGAEAEARAAADALAQVRARRAQAIRSAGDAAARIQRLTQQVAEVEHESRTVSASLDADETLTIKRAALAAAQTRTAEAEAAATLAEETTSAAQAKLDAARPRLAEIEAALNRLEAEAATLGKMLNVGASLWPAIVDQLKVTPGYETALGAALGDDLEASSDAGAPMHWSVPVDHTDDAALPQAAEPLSRYVTGSPLLKRRLDQIGLIDAADGPSLMHALKPGQRLVTLDGALWRWDGFVSAADAPSAAAQRLAQRNRLAELDEEIARAKGERNGWKRDVEALSATLDAVRQDERAKREAWRAAQHAIGAAQSEVDKAQRAIGDLTTRQSALEEARIRLASSLSEAEAVRADAEKAMLEAGTEDDAARIAEAKQSVLTAARDRADQARLKLGSFETAARMRESRIDQLERDSLSWNRRRDGALAQLSTLDQRSMEVSAQLTSVNEAPDGFATKRAQLDEQIERAKVEHQASGDALNLAQAGYREADKALKTASDLLANARIELTRIEERVHGFIAQRQQIERQIEEVLDIPASKTLEASGIRPSDPLPSEAATEQKVDRLKAERERLGGVNLSAEKEAVEVQEKLDTMVADKNDLIEAIAKLRHGIQSLNREGRARLNEAFGKVNAHFQELFTTLFGGGTAELSFVESDDPLEAGLEIIARPPGKKPQTMTLLSGGEQALTAMSLIFAVFLTNPAPICVLDEVDAPLDDANVERFCNLLDSMRQRTNTRFMVITHNPITMSRVDRLFGVTMAERGVSQLVSVDLTTAESFREAS, from the coding sequence ATGAAATTCTCCCGCCTCAAGCTGCACGGCTTCAAGTCCTTCTCGGACGAAACCACGCTCGTGATGGAGCCGGGACTGACTGGCATTGTCGGGCCCAATGGTTGTGGCAAATCCAATCTCGTCGAGGCCATGCGCTGGGTCATGGGCGAGAGCTCGTACAAGGCCATGCGCGCCTCGGGCATGGACGACGTGATCTTCTCGGGTTCCGGCAACCGCCCGGCCCGCAATTCCGCCGAAGTCACCCTCGTCCTCGACAATTCCGATCGCACTGCTCCGGCAGCGCTCAACAATGCCGACATCCTGGAAGTCACCCGCCGCATCGAGCGTGAGGCGGGGTCGGTCTATCGCGTCAATGGCAAGGAAGTGCGCGCGCGCGACGTGCAACTGCTGTTCGCCGATGCCTCCACCGGCGCCCATTCGCCGGCCATGGTGCGGCAAGGGCAGATCGGCGAGCTGATCGCCGCCAAGCCGACCGCCCGCCGCGCCCTTCTCGAAGAAGCCGCCGGCATTTCGGGGCTGCACTCGCGCCGTCACGAAGCCGAGCTGCGCCTGCGCGCCGCCGAGGCCAATCTCGAACGCGTCGATGACATCATCGCCCAGGTCGAGACCCAGCTCGAAACCCTCAAGCGCCAGGCGCGGCTGGCCACCCGCTATCGCTCGCTCAGCGGCGATATCAGACGCGCCGAGGCGACGCTCTATCATATCCGCTGGGTCGCAGCCCGCTATGCCGAGAAGGAAACCGAGGCGCAGCAGGCGGTCCTGATCCGCGAACTCGCCGATGCCACCCATCTCGAGCTGCAGGCGCAGAAGAAGCTCGAAGCCGCCGATGCCGCTCTGCAGCCCCTGCGCGACCGCGAGGCCGTGACCGGCGCCGTCCTGCAGCGCTACACGATCCTCTCCGAGCAGCTCGCCGAAGAATCGCGCCGTGCCAGCCAGCGGCGTGCGGAGCTCGAAGATCGCATCAAGCAGTTGGCCGCCGACGGTGTGCGCGAACGCGAGCTGGTCGCCGAAAGCGACACCACGCTGGCGCTCTATGCCGAGGAACTGGCCAAGCTCCAGACCGAAGGCGAAGCTGCGCAGGGTGACTTCGACACCGCTCGACGCGAGGCCGATACAGCCCGGGCAGCCGTAGCCGGCGCCGAAGCCGAAGCCCGTGCCGCCGCCGATGCCTTGGCGCAGGTGCGGGCTCGCCGCGCGCAGGCGATCCGCAGTGCTGGCGACGCCGCCGCCCGCATCCAGCGCCTGACCCAGCAGGTTGCCGAAGTCGAACACGAGTCGCGCACCGTTTCGGCGAGCCTCGACGCCGACGAAACCCTGACCATCAAGCGCGCCGCCCTCGCCGCCGCGCAGACCCGCACTGCCGAGGCGGAAGCCGCAGCCACGCTGGCCGAAGAGACGACATCCGCCGCCCAAGCCAAACTCGACGCCGCCCGTCCACGCCTTGCCGAGATCGAGGCGGCGCTCAATCGCCTAGAAGCCGAGGCCGCGACCCTCGGCAAGATGCTCAATGTCGGCGCCAGCCTCTGGCCCGCCATTGTCGACCAGCTCAAGGTGACACCAGGCTACGAAACGGCGCTTGGCGCTGCCCTTGGCGACGACCTTGAGGCCAGCTCGGATGCCGGCGCGCCGATGCATTGGTCGGTCCCTGTCGACCATACCGATGATGCCGCCCTGCCCCAGGCCGCCGAACCACTCAGTCGCTATGTCACCGGCTCGCCGCTGCTCAAGCGCCGGCTCGACCAGATCGGCCTCATCGATGCCGCCGACGGCCCCAGCCTGATGCATGCGCTCAAGCCGGGCCAGCGGCTGGTTACGCTCGATGGTGCGCTGTGGCGCTGGGACGGCTTCGTTTCCGCTGCCGACGCGCCAAGCGCCGCCGCGCAGCGCCTCGCCCAGCGCAATCGCCTCGCCGAGCTCGATGAAGAGATCGCCCGTGCCAAGGGCGAGCGCAATGGCTGGAAGCGCGACGTCGAGGCCCTGTCGGCCACGCTCGACGCCGTCAGGCAGGACGAACGCGCCAAGCGCGAAGCCTGGCGCGCCGCACAGCATGCCATCGGCGCCGCCCAGTCCGAAGTCGACAAGGCGCAGCGCGCCATTGGCGACCTCACGACCCGGCAGTCGGCTCTGGAGGAAGCGCGCATCCGCCTGGCCTCGAGCTTGAGCGAAGCCGAAGCCGTCCGCGCCGATGCGGAAAAGGCCATGCTGGAAGCTGGCACCGAAGACGATGCCGCTCGTATCGCCGAGGCAAAACAGTCGGTGCTGACCGCCGCCCGTGATCGCGCCGACCAGGCCCGACTCAAGCTCGGCAGCTTCGAGACGGCGGCGCGCATGCGCGAAAGCCGCATCGACCAGCTGGAGCGTGACAGCCTGAGCTGGAACCGCCGCCGCGATGGTGCGCTGGCTCAACTGTCGACGCTCGACCAGCGCAGCATGGAAGTTTCGGCGCAACTGACCAGCGTGAACGAGGCCCCCGATGGTTTCGCAACCAAACGGGCCCAGCTCGACGAGCAGATCGAACGCGCCAAGGTAGAGCATCAGGCCTCCGGCGATGCACTCAACCTCGCGCAGGCCGGCTATCGCGAGGCTGACAAGGCGCTCAAGACTGCCAGCGACTTGCTGGCCAATGCCCGTATCGAGCTGACCCGCATCGAAGAGCGCGTGCACGGCTTCATCGCCCAGCGCCAGCAGATCGAGCGGCAGATCGAGGAGGTGCTGGATATTCCAGCGTCGAAGACGCTCGAAGCTTCGGGTATCCGCCCGTCGGACCCGCTGCCATCGGAAGCGGCGACCGAGCAGAAGGTTGACCGGCTCAAGGCCGAGCGCGAACGGCTGGGCGGGGTCAACCTGTCGGCCGAAAAGGAAGCTGTCGAGGTCCAGGAGAAGCTCGACACAATGGTCGCCGACAAGAACGACCTGATCGAGGCCATCGCCAAGCTGCGCCACGGCATCCAGTCGCTCAACCGCGAGGGCCGCGCCCGGCTCAACGAGGCCTTCGGCAAGGTCAATGCGCATTTCCAGGAACTGTTCACCACGCTCTTCGGCGGCGGCACGGCTGAACTGAGCTTCGTCGAAAGCGACGATCCGCTCGAAGCCGGCCTCGAAATCATCGCCCGCCCGCCTGGGAAGAAGCCGCAGACCATGACGCTGCTGTCGGGCGGCGAGCAGGCACTGACCGCCATGAGCCTGATCTTTGCCGTGTTCCTGACCAATCCGGCGCCGATCTGCGTGCTCGACGAAGTCGATGCCCCGCTCGACGACGCCAATGTCGAGCGCTTCTGCAACCTGCTCGATTCCATGCGCCAGCGTACCAATACGCGCTTCATGGTCATCACCCATAATCCCATCACCATGAGCCGGGTGGACCGGCTGTTTGGGGTGACCATGGCGGAGCGTGGGGTTAGTCAGCTGGTTTCGGTCGATTTGACTACCGCCGAGAGCTTCCGCGAAGCCAGCTAA
- a CDS encoding thioredoxin domain-containing protein gives MKFNRRDTLILAAAASALSLCGVATANAAEGDMIDVAKLMAPAGGMVDHVQGSDTAPVTVIEYASPTCPHCAAFSNDVLPGFIEAYVNTGKVKLITRPFVRNVLDAAVFMLAEAAGPTNYHNVISTYFKTQTTWAASQTPRDAILEIAKQLGFTQETFDAALTNQALFTAMEAVREQALNEFGLAGTPTFYVNGKTLSGDKTLEQLAAEIDPLVPADFVATTPAAPATDAMAPAAPAADATTPAAPAADAMAPAEPTATPVAPAQ, from the coding sequence GTGAAATTCAACCGCCGTGACACCCTCATTCTGGCCGCTGCCGCATCGGCTTTGAGCCTCTGCGGGGTCGCCACCGCCAACGCTGCCGAAGGCGACATGATTGACGTCGCCAAGCTGATGGCGCCTGCAGGCGGCATGGTCGACCACGTGCAGGGCAGCGACACCGCGCCGGTCACCGTGATCGAATATGCCTCGCCGACCTGCCCGCATTGTGCAGCCTTCTCCAATGACGTGCTGCCTGGCTTCATCGAGGCCTATGTCAACACCGGCAAGGTCAAGCTGATCACCCGCCCCTTCGTGCGCAACGTGCTCGATGCTGCGGTGTTCATGCTGGCTGAGGCCGCCGGCCCGACCAACTATCACAATGTAATCTCGACCTACTTCAAGACCCAGACCACCTGGGCCGCATCGCAGACGCCGCGCGACGCCATCCTCGAAATCGCCAAGCAGCTTGGCTTTACCCAGGAAACTTTCGACGCAGCATTGACGAATCAGGCCCTGTTCACCGCGATGGAAGCTGTGCGCGAACAGGCGCTCAATGAATTCGGACTCGCAGGTACGCCGACATTCTATGTCAATGGCAAGACGCTCAGCGGTGACAAGACACTCGAACAGCTCGCCGCTGAAATCGATCCGCTGGTGCCTGCCGATTTCGTCGCGACCACGCCGGCCGCTCCCGCGACCGATGCGATGGCTCCCGCCGCCCCTGCTGCTGACGCCACCACGCCAGCTGCTCCAGCCGCAGACGCAATGGCTCCGGCCGAACCAACGGCCACGCCGGTCGCTCCTGCGCAGTAA
- a CDS encoding DUF721 domain-containing protein yields the protein MCSPCNQQTRRGFQERVPEGGLACADARRYANPMSKDEAPEPKRRNRTMNIADVLSGALDPVLKKRGFASRDIITHWHVMAPKPYDAVAVPDKLTWPRGERSAEGATLVLRCVPGHALAIQHEGEKIAAAINRYFGFVLVGAVRLSAEPFTPGSGQKVENNIQPNQSVIAKVGAQVADVADDDLREALRTLGHALSSRSRGNGPS from the coding sequence TTGTGCTCGCCTTGCAATCAACAAACGCGTCGTGGCTTTCAAGAGCGCGTGCCGGAGGGAGGGCTTGCTTGCGCCGACGCTCGGCGCTACGCCAATCCCATGTCCAAGGATGAAGCACCGGAACCAAAACGCCGCAATCGGACGATGAATATCGCCGATGTGCTTAGTGGCGCGCTCGATCCGGTGCTGAAGAAACGCGGCTTTGCAAGCCGGGACATCATCACCCATTGGCACGTGATGGCGCCCAAGCCTTATGACGCGGTCGCCGTGCCCGACAAGCTGACCTGGCCGCGCGGCGAGCGCAGTGCCGAGGGGGCGACGCTGGTTTTGCGTTGCGTGCCGGGCCATGCGCTGGCCATCCAGCATGAGGGCGAAAAGATCGCGGCAGCCATCAACCGCTATTTCGGTTTCGTGCTGGTGGGGGCTGTCAGATTGTCGGCAGAGCCATTCACACCGGGTTCAGGGCAAAAGGTGGAAAACAACATCCAACCGAACCAGAGCGTGATCGCAAAGGTCGGGGCCCAGGTGGCCGATGTTGCAGATGACGATCTGAGGGAGGCGTTGCGGACACTTGGTCACGCGCTATCCAGCAGGTCCCGGGGGAACGGACCCAGTTAG
- a CDS encoding A/G-specific adenine glycosylase, which yields MLLSDTTPIDAPAVLAWYDRHARDLPWRVSPADLARGIRPDPYKVWLSEVMLQQTTVAAVKAYFLRFTSLWPSVFDLAAAPLDSVLKEWAGLGYYARARNLHGCAQAVVNEHGGVFPQTSEALQTLPGVGAYTSAAISAICFDERIAVLDGNLDRVLARYYALPVPVRDAKDELRAALQASVPARAGDFAQAMMDLGATICAPRTAVCMLCPIQPGCTATRSGDPTIYPVKAAKADRPVRKGHAYVMVDATGDVYLQSRPSKGLLGGMTEVPGSAWGGDLPEAQYPAKGSWKHRGQVVHIFTHFRLELEVWSAEVAADGLDVGWWAEPSALKGEALPTLFRKVLAVAGLQ from the coding sequence ATGCTCCTATCCGACACCACCCCCATCGACGCCCCAGCCGTGCTCGCCTGGTACGACCGGCATGCTCGTGATCTGCCCTGGCGAGTTTCACCCGCCGACCTGGCTAGAGGTATCCGCCCCGACCCCTACAAGGTCTGGCTGAGCGAGGTGATGCTGCAGCAAACCACCGTAGCCGCAGTGAAGGCCTATTTCCTGCGCTTCACCAGCCTTTGGCCCTCCGTCTTCGACCTCGCGGCAGCCCCGCTCGACAGCGTGCTCAAGGAATGGGCCGGCCTGGGCTACTATGCCCGCGCCCGCAATCTTCATGGCTGCGCCCAGGCGGTGGTGAACGAACACGGCGGGGTGTTTCCCCAAACATCCGAAGCTCTGCAAACCCTGCCCGGCGTCGGTGCCTATACCAGCGCCGCCATATCGGCGATCTGCTTTGACGAGCGCATCGCGGTACTCGATGGCAATCTGGACCGCGTGCTGGCGCGCTATTATGCGCTGCCCGTGCCGGTACGCGATGCCAAGGACGAGTTGCGTGCCGCGCTGCAAGCTTCAGTGCCGGCGCGGGCCGGCGACTTCGCCCAGGCGATGATGGACCTCGGCGCCACCATCTGTGCACCACGTACTGCCGTCTGCATGCTCTGCCCGATCCAGCCCGGTTGCACTGCGACCAGGTCGGGCGATCCGACGATCTATCCGGTCAAAGCCGCCAAGGCCGACCGACCTGTGCGCAAGGGCCATGCCTACGTGATGGTAGACGCGACCGGCGATGTCTATCTCCAGTCGCGGCCTTCCAAGGGACTGCTTGGCGGCATGACGGAAGTGCCGGGCTCGGCTTGGGGCGGCGACCTGCCTGAGGCCCAATACCCGGCCAAAGGCAGCTGGAAGCATCGCGGACAGGTCGTCCACATATTCACCCATTTCCGGTTGGAGCTGGAAGTCTGGTCGGCCGAGGTCGCCGCCGATGGACTGGACGTCGGCTGGTGGGCCGAACCATCAGCACTCAAGGGTGAGGCGCTGCCGACGCTGTTTCGCAAGGTGCTGGCGGTCGCAGGGCTGCAATGA
- a CDS encoding methyl-accepting chemotaxis protein, with protein MAFGLFNGAKLAASQSDHATLDAISRSQAIIEFNLEGTILTANPNFLSVLGYELTEVVGQHHRIFVDAAYGNSAEYRSFWDRRRQGEFETAEYKRIGKGGKDVWIQASYNPVFDAKGKPFKVVKLALDVTSQKRAAADAQGQLAAISRSQAVIEFNMAGEVLAANPKFCQVLGYSLDEIKGRHHRMFVEQAYASSSEYRDFWERLGRGEHQAAEYLRRGKSGKEVWIQASYNPIFDLNGKPFKVVKYATDITGRKAAVNMLGVGLAKLATGDLTSTIDTKFVGELEEVRTAFNETIAKFSQIVGPLRGTSSAHKAVTGQILAGANDVGEGSTKQAAAIEEASAAMEQLASTVADNAKRAEQANSKARQVSHTAEETGEVMKKSNDAMERISSSSNRISNIIGMIDDIAFQTNLLALNASVEAARAGDAGKGFAVVAVEVRRLAQSAASASSDVKVLIEQSATEVTSGSRLVAEATSKLVAMLEGVREGASLVDGIAKATQEQSCAISEVTSAIRQMDEMIQRGAAMVEKTNAIIELSESQARELDKMVEVFVIDGRAPNLTRSQPVQQPSPNHDDIKALQSRVKSAAQSYLSSGNAAIKADDWNEF; from the coding sequence GTGGCGTTTGGTTTGTTCAACGGTGCCAAATTGGCTGCAAGCCAGTCGGATCACGCAACGCTGGACGCGATCTCAAGATCGCAGGCCATCATCGAGTTTAACCTCGAAGGCACTATCTTGACCGCAAACCCCAATTTCCTGTCCGTATTGGGATACGAGCTGACAGAAGTGGTCGGGCAGCACCACCGGATTTTTGTGGATGCGGCCTATGGCAACAGCGCGGAATACCGCAGCTTTTGGGATCGGCGCCGGCAGGGCGAGTTTGAGACCGCCGAATACAAGCGTATCGGTAAGGGCGGTAAGGACGTCTGGATCCAAGCGTCCTACAACCCAGTATTTGACGCCAAAGGCAAACCTTTCAAAGTCGTCAAGCTTGCCTTGGATGTGACCAGCCAAAAGCGCGCCGCAGCTGACGCACAGGGTCAACTCGCTGCCATTTCGAGGTCTCAGGCCGTCATCGAGTTCAATATGGCCGGCGAGGTTTTGGCCGCCAACCCAAAGTTCTGCCAAGTGCTGGGATACAGCCTCGACGAAATCAAGGGTCGGCACCACCGCATGTTCGTTGAGCAGGCCTATGCCAGCAGCAGCGAGTATCGCGACTTCTGGGAGCGCCTGGGGCGCGGCGAGCATCAGGCTGCCGAGTACCTGCGGCGTGGCAAGAGTGGCAAGGAAGTCTGGATCCAGGCATCGTACAATCCGATTTTCGATCTGAACGGAAAGCCCTTCAAGGTCGTCAAATACGCGACCGATATTACTGGTCGCAAGGCCGCCGTGAACATGCTCGGCGTGGGGCTCGCCAAGCTCGCGACCGGTGATCTGACATCAACGATCGACACCAAATTCGTGGGTGAACTCGAAGAAGTTCGCACTGCGTTCAACGAAACTATTGCCAAGTTCTCCCAGATCGTCGGTCCATTGCGCGGCACCTCGAGTGCCCACAAGGCTGTAACTGGCCAAATTTTGGCCGGTGCCAACGATGTTGGCGAGGGGAGCACCAAGCAGGCTGCAGCCATTGAGGAAGCCTCTGCTGCGATGGAGCAACTGGCCTCGACGGTAGCCGACAACGCCAAACGCGCAGAACAGGCCAATTCCAAGGCCCGGCAGGTGTCGCATACCGCCGAAGAGACCGGCGAGGTGATGAAGAAGTCCAATGATGCAATGGAACGCATCTCCAGCTCGTCGAACAGGATTTCCAACATCATCGGCATGATCGATGACATTGCCTTCCAGACCAATCTGTTGGCGCTCAACGCTTCGGTCGAGGCCGCACGGGCCGGTGATGCTGGCAAGGGTTTTGCCGTCGTTGCCGTGGAAGTTCGGCGCCTGGCTCAGTCAGCGGCCAGCGCGTCTTCTGACGTAAAGGTGCTGATCGAGCAATCGGCGACTGAGGTAACCAGCGGCAGCCGTCTGGTGGCCGAAGCGACCAGCAAACTTGTGGCGATGCTGGAGGGTGTCCGGGAAGGTGCTTCCTTGGTTGACGGCATCGCAAAGGCAACCCAGGAACAGTCGTGTGCGATCTCGGAAGTCACCTCGGCCATCCGACAGATGGATGAAATGATTCAGCGGGGTGCGGCGATGGTGGAAAAAACCAACGCCATCATCGAACTGTCCGAGAGCCAGGCCAGGGAACTGGACAAAATGGTCGAGGTCTTCGTGATAGACGGTAGAGCGCCTAATTTGACGCGAAGCCAGCCAGTGCAGCAGCCCAGTCCGAACCACGATGACATCAAGGCACTACAATCGCGGGTCAAGTCCGCAGCCCAGAGCTATCTCAGCAGCGGCAATGCCGCCATCAAGGCAGATGATTGGAATGAGTTCTGA
- a CDS encoding GGDEF domain-containing protein — MTSMVGLNIVIAAALGVLALVCAIASLSLRRNVPLAWLAGGLTVGTVQTLILTFAAGSPLEYFSAMALAPLGFLFANNAIHALMPQSGGRRHFLAAFAGLSAVATALFVLGAPFFYQALFVQAACTLAMIDAALRIARTMKWRLLDTTLLASVGILALLRVARIPLLIWYFGPEAAFSDFNGSSVELTLLAVESLLTLAIITLVIAAIIGETIATFRHQSERDGLTGLLNRRALDALANIPARKAGTVILCDIDHFKLVNDRFGHQAGDDVICTLANILNRTGYPAVRIGGEEFALLLPERSMQDALDLAEMVRARLQASSHPGLPVDERITASFGVAEYAVGATPASSFSNADAALYLAKNAGRNRVMRAGESEKPLPSRHAA; from the coding sequence ATGACGTCCATGGTCGGGCTCAACATCGTTATCGCTGCCGCGCTTGGCGTGCTGGCTCTGGTTTGCGCCATTGCGAGCCTCAGCCTACGCCGGAACGTGCCGCTTGCCTGGCTAGCCGGCGGCCTGACGGTCGGCACGGTGCAGACCCTCATTCTGACCTTTGCCGCAGGCAGTCCGCTGGAATATTTCTCGGCCATGGCTTTGGCGCCGTTGGGCTTCCTGTTCGCCAACAACGCCATTCATGCGCTGATGCCGCAATCGGGCGGACGCCGGCACTTCCTGGCCGCCTTTGCGGGGTTGTCTGCCGTGGCGACAGCCCTGTTCGTGCTCGGCGCGCCGTTCTTCTATCAGGCCCTGTTTGTTCAAGCCGCCTGCACCTTGGCCATGATCGATGCGGCACTGCGCATCGCCAGAACCATGAAATGGCGGCTGCTGGACACGACGCTGTTGGCATCGGTCGGCATCCTGGCCCTGCTCAGGGTCGCCCGCATTCCGCTGCTGATCTGGTATTTCGGACCCGAAGCCGCGTTCTCCGATTTCAACGGCTCATCGGTCGAATTGACGCTGCTAGCCGTTGAAAGCCTGCTCACCCTGGCGATCATCACCCTGGTCATCGCCGCGATCATCGGGGAAACCATCGCGACGTTCCGCCATCAGTCCGAGCGGGATGGGCTGACCGGCCTGCTCAATCGCCGGGCGCTTGACGCGCTGGCCAACATCCCGGCGCGCAAGGCGGGCACCGTCATCCTTTGCGATATCGACCACTTCAAGCTGGTCAACGACCGCTTCGGCCATCAGGCTGGCGACGACGTGATCTGTACCCTCGCCAATATTCTCAACCGTACCGGCTATCCTGCCGTGCGGATCGGCGGCGAAGAATTCGCGCTGCTGCTACCCGAGCGCTCCATGCAGGACGCGCTGGACCTGGCCGAGATGGTCCGCGCCCGTCTCCAGGCCAGCAGCCATCCCGGATTGCCGGTGGACGAGCGCATCACTGCCAGTTTCGGCGTGGCCGAATACGCAGTCGGCGCTACCCCGGCATCGAGTTTTTCCAATGCCGACGCAGCGCTCTATCTGGCCAAGAATGCCGGGCGCAATAGGGTGATGCGGGCAGGCGAGTCCGAAAAGCCCCTGCCCTCGCGCCACGCTGCCTAA
- a CDS encoding aldo/keto reductase codes for MDHKRLGNSGLKVSRLCLGCMTYGAPDQGTHPWSLREDESRPFIRQALDLGITFFDTANVYSDGSSEEIIGRAFKDFVRREDIVLATKVNGATRRTDANATGLSRRAILREIDASLQRLQTDYVDLYQIHRWDNDTPIEETMEVLHDVVKSGKVTHIGASSMHAWQFSKAQYVAKANGWTPFISMQNQLNLLYREEEREMLPLCADMGVGVIPWSPQARGLLTRPWGGQTERLGTDLVIKRIYHDTVDQDRAIVDAVQAVAGRHGVGMAQVALAWVLQNPVVTAPIIGASKPGHLTDAVAALEVKLTAEDVAELEAAYRPRRVDF; via the coding sequence ATGGACCACAAACGACTTGGCAATAGCGGCCTCAAGGTCTCGCGCTTGTGCCTGGGCTGCATGACCTATGGCGCGCCCGACCAGGGCACCCACCCCTGGTCCCTGCGGGAAGACGAAAGCCGGCCCTTCATCCGCCAGGCACTCGACCTGGGCATCACCTTCTTCGACACAGCCAATGTCTATTCCGATGGCAGCTCCGAAGAGATTATCGGTCGCGCCTTCAAGGATTTCGTGCGGCGCGAGGACATCGTCCTGGCCACCAAGGTCAATGGCGCGACCCGCCGCACCGATGCCAATGCCACGGGCCTGTCCCGTCGCGCCATCCTGCGCGAGATCGATGCCTCGCTGCAGCGGCTGCAGACCGACTATGTCGACCTCTACCAGATCCATCGCTGGGACAATGACACGCCCATCGAGGAGACCATGGAGGTGCTTCACGATGTGGTGAAATCAGGCAAGGTCACCCATATCGGCGCCTCCTCGATGCATGCCTGGCAGTTCTCCAAGGCGCAATATGTCGCCAAGGCCAATGGCTGGACGCCCTTCATCTCGATGCAGAACCAGCTCAACCTGCTCTATCGCGAAGAAGAGCGCGAAATGCTGCCGCTCTGCGCCGATATGGGCGTCGGCGTCATCCCCTGGAGCCCGCAGGCGCGCGGCCTCCTCACCCGTCCCTGGGGCGGCCAGACTGAACGGCTCGGCACCGACCTCGTCATCAAGCGCATCTACCACGACACGGTCGACCAGGACCGGGCCATCGTCGATGCGGTCCAGGCTGTTGCCGGTCGTCACGGCGTCGGCATGGCGCAGGTCGCCCTGGCCTGGGTGCTGCAGAACCCGGTGGTGACGGCACCGATCATCGGCGCGTCAAAGCCGGGGCATCTGACCGACGCGGTGGCCGCGCTTGAGGTGAAGCTGACGGCGGAGGACGTGGCGGAGCTGGAAGCGGCCTATCGGCCGCGGCGGGTGGATTTTTAG
- a CDS encoding DUF6602 domain-containing protein — translation MPTNATTEIDIYETRVPNSEMTVTSTNIFKSAFLGEVRKAVHSSQNIDGLDHQGMKGRIREIVMTDMYRPVLPPGVTVGTGKLVSATGEMSSQIDVVLYAPGILPAYFYSEQGLFPVEAALYNIEVKSILTARGVKEAIASARSVRALQPLPSFHWTTDVQNGRLVPLMTNTPWPVSAMFAFGSDLAPNGQSEIERYRTYDEKANEDPAVQVICVVGRGYWYFDRQGWRFLEASEDLREVMMLLGGTANTIPELVAAKGSPKFGQYLQSEDAQFEAV, via the coding sequence TTGCCTACCAACGCTACTACTGAGATTGATATTTACGAAACTCGTGTGCCAAATTCCGAGATGACCGTGACTTCAACCAACATCTTCAAAAGTGCATTCCTCGGCGAGGTGCGCAAGGCAGTTCACTCCTCCCAAAACATTGACGGCCTCGACCATCAAGGCATGAAAGGACGAATCCGAGAGATCGTGATGACTGACATGTACAGGCCGGTTCTTCCACCCGGCGTCACGGTGGGTACGGGCAAGCTTGTCAGCGCAACAGGTGAGATGTCGTCACAGATCGATGTCGTGTTGTACGCGCCAGGGATTCTACCCGCTTACTTCTACAGTGAGCAGGGCCTCTTTCCAGTCGAAGCTGCGCTTTACAATATTGAGGTGAAGTCGATTCTCACCGCAAGAGGTGTCAAAGAGGCGATAGCCAGCGCGCGCTCCGTGAGGGCTTTGCAGCCTCTGCCAAGCTTCCATTGGACCACCGACGTTCAGAACGGTCGACTAGTGCCGCTTATGACTAATACTCCGTGGCCCGTATCGGCAATGTTCGCCTTTGGATCCGACTTAGCGCCAAACGGACAGTCTGAAATAGAGCGCTATCGAACCTATGACGAGAAGGCCAACGAGGATCCTGCTGTGCAAGTAATTTGCGTTGTAGGACGAGGCTATTGGTACTTTGACCGACAGGGATGGCGGTTTCTTGAAGCATCAGAAGACCTCCGAGAGGTAATGATGCTTCTGGGTGGCACCGCAAACACGATTCCAGAGTTGGTTGCCGCAAAGGGAAGTCCAAAATTCGGGCAGTACCTCCAGTCTGAGGACGCACAATTCGAGGCGGTTTAG